Part of the Methanosphaera sp. WGK6 genome is shown below.
TATTAAAAAAAAGGATGTTTATTAAGAAGAATTAATTTCTTCTTTTACCTTTTGGAAGAGGAGCTATTTTTTTCTCATTATTTGCATCAGTTCTGTTAATTTCATTTAATCTAGCTTTCCATCCGCTTCTTTTCATATTTTCTGAGTTGAAACTAACTTTTTTAGCAGATTCTTTTTCTTTTCGAATATGTGGGACCTTTTCGTTTTCCTGTATTACTGTTATTGAAGGAATTTCTTCTTTTTTCATATTATTTTGTCGATTTATATTCATATCAAAATAATTTTTTTGGGGTTTTTTAGCAACTGGTTTATTAACTTGATCGGGTACAATATCTTCATCATGACTAATTATGATATCTTCACGGTCAATTATAATATCATCTGTAGATTCTTTTAATATAATTTCTTCATGTTCTGGTTTATTTTTTTTCATTATGTTAAATTTATCTGTGAAATTTGTTTTACTAGTTTCTTCATTTGTGTATATATTGTTTTTAGGTATAGGTTTGGTTATTTTTGCTTCTTTTGGATGGAATGTTCTTTTAATCGTATTTTTCAGCATTGAAAATGAGTTTTTCACATTTTCTGATATTTCATTGTTTGCTTCATGAGTATATTCTTTAGCGTTATTTATTATATTTTCTTGAATAACTTCTCTTCTTCTTAGATTCTTCTCATTTAAGTCGTTAATTTCTATAGCAACATCATTGAATGGTGTTGATGTATTTTTGATATATTCATTTAACCATGGAACTAATGGGTATTCTGCTATTCTATTAATATCAATCCATGCAAATTCTTCGTATCTAGTTGAAAGAATTAAATCTCCATTTAGAATAGTTCCTTCCATGATAACATATAAATCTTTCATATTTCTAGTTACATGGCTGGAAATACCTATTATTTTTCCAGGATATACAGAGTATCCGATTTCTTTTTGGATATTATGCACAACAGTTTCATCAAAACTTTGTTCTTCTGTTAGTGGGGCACCAGGCAAGTCCCATCTCGGCTTATTATCCATACGTTTTTGTTTAATGAGTAGTATTTTTCCATGTTCACTACTTACAATGGTTTTAACATACATGTTAAATGTTTTCATATTTTAAACATCCTATTTCATTTAACTTTCTTTGGTTTTTTTATTTTTTAATTTTCTATAGTATTTATAAATTATGTTGAAACTTAGTTTTATTTGTTTAGTATTTAATTTATTTTTTTAAAAAAAGATTAAAGGGGGTTATTAAACAGAAGTTGAGTTGGTAATATTTTGTGTTTGAACGTTAGTTTCTCCATAATATGATTTTTCTAAGTTTAAATCATGTAATTTTTTATTTAAATCGGGATTTTGTTCTAGTAAAGTTTTTATATCGGAGTATACTTTGGTTAATTCGTTGTTAATATCAGCTGATTGTGTATTTGCATTATTGATTGCTGTTTGAGCATCTTCTGCACTTTTTTCTCCTTTAACATATTGTGATAGTGCATTTAATGTGGTCACTGTATTATTTAAATTTTTAGATTCTAGTTCTATTCTTTTTGTTTGTAAATCAATATATTTGTGTTCTGTCTCATTACTTGTTGAAACTCCTGATTCATTGAGTCTTAATAATTCTTCAGAGTATTTTGGAGTTATGTCATTGTTTATTGTACTTATTAATACATCTGCATCAGTAGTGTTTTGTGTATTGATTCCATTTACTGTATTTATGATTTCTGTTTCAATTGAACTTGCATTTTGAATTGTTTCATTAAAATGTTCAGATAGTAAAGTATTTTGGTATGATTCATATTGTGGAATTCCTAAGAGAAGTACTATAGCAATTACTACTAATATACCAATAACTTTTTTATTCATTTTATCACCTGGATGTTTCTAGTTTATTATTATGTTCTTCTTATAATAATTAATTATAGTATTTTTGTTTTATGTTCAGTTTTATTTTTATTTTTTTATCTTTTTACTAAAGTTTTATTATTTCATAAATTAATAATAATATATAGAATTATAACTACATTTAGTATGTTATGTAAGGGATTCAATTTTTAATAGAATATTATTATTTTTAATAGTATTATACTCATTAAAAAAATAGTATCATATGGTGTCATTAATGGATAATACACAAGACAATGCGAGACTAGAAATTTCAGAGCAACATAAAAATTTGATACAACAAGTATTTGAACTAGAATTGAGTGGACATAAAGATGCAAGAGAATTGTATCGTGATGAAATAGCAGGATTTTTAATAAAAACAGATGATGGTTCTTATACATTATCTTCTGGGAAAAGGGATAATGAATCAGAAACATTGCATAGTACTTATGGGGCACGTACTGAAGCATTTGAAAAATTTGCAATACCTTCTAAATTAATAGAAAAATCTGAAATTACTGATGTTATAAAGATATTGGATATTTGCAGTGGTATTGGGTATAATGTGTCAGCAGTACTTGATTATTTAAAAGATAGTAATGTTAAAATAGAAATTGATATGATAGAATCATCTTTAGAAACATTAGCAACTACATTATTTATACCAGATATATGTGAATCTCATGGATATATTAAAAAAGTAATAGAATCTTATTTGATAGATGAAGGGTATCTTCAATTTAATAAAGTGTTAAGTAATATTCCTTCTAATATCACTATAAATATTCATGTATGTGATGCTAGGGATTTTTTAAAAGAAAATAGTAGTAAAGAGTATGATGCAGTATTTTTGGATCCGTTCAGTCCTTCTAAGTGCCCTGAATTATATTCTGTTGATTTTTTCACTAAATTAAAGGAATATTTAACACCTTCAGCATTAATTTTAACATATACTGCAGCAAGTCCTGTTAGAAATGCAATGGTTTATGCAGGTTTGTATGTTGGAGAAGGACCAC
Proteins encoded:
- a CDS encoding NUDIX hydrolase, which produces MKTFNMYVKTIVSSEHGKILLIKQKRMDNKPRWDLPGAPLTEEQSFDETVVHNIQKEIGYSVYPGKIIGISSHVTRNMKDLYVIMEGTILNGDLILSTRYEEFAWIDINRIAEYPLVPWLNEYIKNTSTPFNDVAIEINDLNEKNLRRREVIQENIINNAKEYTHEANNEISENVKNSFSMLKNTIKRTFHPKEAKITKPIPKNNIYTNEETSKTNFTDKFNIMKKNKPEHEEIILKESTDDIIIDREDIIISHDEDIVPDQVNKPVAKKPQKNYFDMNINRQNNMKKEEIPSITVIQENEKVPHIRKEKESAKKVSFNSENMKRSGWKARLNEINRTDANNEKKIAPLPKGKRRN
- a CDS encoding MnmC family methyltransferase; translated protein: MDNTQDNARLEISEQHKNLIQQVFELELSGHKDARELYRDEIAGFLIKTDDGSYTLSSGKRDNESETLHSTYGARTEAFEKFAIPSKLIEKSEITDVIKILDICSGIGYNVSAVLDYLKDSNVKIEIDMIESSLETLATTLFIPDICESHGYIKKVIESYLIDEGYLQFNKVLSNIPSNITINIHVCDARDFLKENSSKEYDAVFLDPFSPSKCPELYSVDFFTKLKEYLTPSALILTYTAASPVRNAMVYAGLYVGEGPRFHRSGGTIASRTPDLIETKLSFSDEKVIALSDVGVPYMDPDLADDYDTIIERRQNIRGKIRGVSVFPSSNKLPRYLGVDPEKIDDKVLLEKLNGYVRKMGFESIMDSRILAILDIDKTLTSRDQIILLENRLKEILE